The following coding sequences lie in one Heyndrickxia oleronia genomic window:
- a CDS encoding heavy metal translocating P-type ATPase, translated as MSQSTIKESQIPIIGMTCAACANRIEKGLNKMDGIEEANVNFALEKAIVKYRPEVTNLGEMEKKINSLGYEVESEKADFNLVGMTCAACANRIEKTLNKLDGVKNATVNFALETGSVEYNPSEISIQEMSKAVEKIGYQAIPKQDKEDTLDYREKEIEKQKGKFIFSLILSIPLLWAMVSHFKFTSFIYLPEMLMNPWVQFALATPVQFIIGKQFYVGAYKALRNKSANMDVLVALGTSAAYFYSLYVAIASIGSGEHMVDLYFETSAVLITLIILGKLFEARAKGRSSEAIKKLMGLQAKTAIVLRNEKEIEIPLEEVVVGDIILVKPGEKIPVDGIIVEGQSALDESMLTGESVPVDKTVGDDVIGSTINRNGFLKINATKVGKDTALSQIIKVVEEAQGSKAPIQRLADQISGIFVPIVVGLAFLTFIVWYVWVSPGEFAVALEKLIAVLVIACPCALGLATPTSIMAGSGRAAELGVLFKGGEHLEQTHRINTIVLDKTGTVTNGKPVLTDIIVDGDMDEMTFSQLVGSAEKQSEHPLAEAIVQGITEKKISLLNVDHFEAIPGYGIAARINNNHILVGTKKLMQQNDINVDSAIKRMEKLEESGKTTMLVAINGSFMGMVAVADTVKDTSKQAIRRLKDLGLEVIMMTGDNQRTANAIASEVGIDHVIAEVLPEGKADEVKKLQQQGKRVAMVGDGINDAPALAISDIGMAIGTGTDIAMEAADITLMRGDLNAIADAILMSHKTIRNIKQNLFWAFAYNTLGIPVAALGFLAPWLAGAAMAFSSVSVVLNALRLQRVKVNKA; from the coding sequence ATGAGTCAATCAACGATTAAGGAATCTCAAATCCCGATTATAGGTATGACTTGTGCAGCTTGTGCAAATCGAATCGAAAAGGGATTAAATAAAATGGATGGTATTGAGGAAGCCAATGTAAATTTTGCTTTAGAAAAAGCTATTGTTAAATATCGTCCTGAAGTAACTAATCTAGGTGAGATGGAAAAGAAAATTAATAGTCTTGGATATGAAGTAGAATCGGAAAAAGCTGATTTTAATTTAGTAGGAATGACTTGTGCAGCCTGTGCTAATAGGATTGAAAAAACTCTAAATAAGCTTGATGGGGTGAAAAATGCAACTGTAAACTTTGCATTAGAGACAGGAAGCGTTGAATATAACCCATCTGAGATATCGATTCAGGAAATGAGTAAAGCAGTAGAGAAGATTGGCTATCAAGCAATACCAAAGCAAGATAAAGAAGATACTCTTGACTATCGTGAAAAGGAAATAGAAAAACAAAAAGGGAAATTTATCTTTTCACTAATATTGTCGATTCCATTATTATGGGCGATGGTTAGTCATTTTAAATTTACTTCTTTTATATATTTACCTGAAATGTTAATGAATCCTTGGGTCCAGTTTGCTCTTGCAACCCCTGTTCAATTTATTATCGGTAAACAATTTTATGTAGGTGCTTATAAAGCATTAAGGAATAAAAGTGCAAATATGGATGTACTAGTGGCTTTAGGAACATCTGCAGCCTATTTCTACAGTCTCTATGTAGCCATTGCATCTATTGGATCAGGGGAGCATATGGTAGATCTTTATTTTGAAACAAGTGCTGTATTAATTACACTCATTATTTTAGGTAAATTATTTGAAGCACGTGCTAAAGGACGTTCTTCTGAAGCGATTAAAAAGTTAATGGGATTACAAGCAAAGACTGCGATCGTCTTAAGAAATGAGAAAGAAATAGAAATACCCTTAGAAGAAGTTGTAGTCGGAGATATCATTCTCGTTAAGCCCGGTGAAAAAATACCTGTTGATGGTATCATCGTGGAAGGACAATCAGCATTAGATGAGTCAATGTTGACAGGGGAAAGTGTTCCTGTCGATAAAACAGTCGGTGATGATGTCATCGGTTCAACTATAAATCGAAATGGTTTTCTTAAAATAAATGCAACAAAAGTTGGTAAAGATACGGCATTATCACAAATTATAAAAGTTGTAGAGGAGGCACAAGGCTCCAAAGCACCTATTCAGCGTTTAGCTGACCAAATCTCTGGTATTTTTGTGCCAATTGTAGTAGGTCTAGCGTTTCTAACTTTTATCGTGTGGTATGTATGGGTAAGTCCTGGAGAATTCGCTGTTGCTCTAGAGAAATTAATCGCCGTTCTGGTCATTGCATGTCCATGTGCTTTAGGTCTTGCCACTCCTACTTCTATCATGGCAGGTTCAGGTCGTGCAGCAGAATTAGGTGTTTTATTTAAAGGTGGGGAACATCTCGAACAAACACATCGAATTAACACGATTGTTCTTGATAAGACCGGTACAGTAACAAATGGGAAACCAGTTTTAACAGACATTATTGTTGATGGAGATATGGATGAGATGACCTTTTCCCAATTGGTCGGTTCTGCTGAAAAACAATCGGAACATCCTTTGGCAGAAGCTATTGTCCAGGGAATTACAGAAAAGAAAATATCATTACTAAATGTGGATCATTTCGAAGCGATACCAGGATATGGAATAGCTGCACGAATAAATAACAATCATATTTTAGTAGGTACAAAAAAATTAATGCAGCAAAATGATATAAATGTTGACTCTGCCATTAAAAGAATGGAAAAACTTGAGGAATCTGGGAAAACAACTATGCTTGTTGCAATCAATGGTTCCTTTATGGGAATGGTCGCTGTTGCTGATACAGTCAAGGATACCTCTAAGCAAGCAATTAGAAGACTAAAGGATTTAGGATTAGAGGTTATTATGATGACTGGTGATAATCAACGTACTGCAAATGCAATTGCATCTGAAGTAGGGATTGATCATGTAATCGCTGAAGTATTACCGGAAGGAAAAGCTGATGAAGTAAAAAAATTGCAGCAGCAAGGAAAACGTGTGGCGATGGTTGGAGATGGTATAAATGATGCACCGGCACTTGCTATAAGTGATATTGGAATGGCTATAGGTACTGGTACAGATATTGCAATGGAAGCTGCCGATATTACTCTAATGAGAGGCGATTTAAATGCAATTGCAGATGCTATCTTAATGAGTCACAAAACTATAAGGAATATTAAACAGAATCTATTTTGGGCATTTGCTTATAATACACTAGGAATTCCTGTTGCAGCACTTGGATTTTTAGCACCTTGGCTTGCAGGGGCTGCCATGGCATTTAGTTCAGTATCTGTTGTATTAAACGCACTTCGTTTACAACGTGTAAAGGTGAATAAAGCCTGA
- the speD gene encoding adenosylmethionine decarboxylase, which produces MKLTPEQRIELHGFNNLTKSLSFNMYDICFTKTKEEREAYIEYIDEQYNADRLTKILNTVADIIGAHVLNTAKQDYVPQGASVTLLVSEGPVVEVPTESFSESPGPLPGSVVLQLDKSHITVHTYPEYHPDEGISTFRADIDVSTCGEISPLKALNHLIHSFDTDIMTIDYRVRGFTRDKKGHKLFIDHDIRSIQNYIPDNVKNLYDMIDVNVYPEHIFHTKCKLKQFDLNDYLFGYKKDILTEKEQEEITQRLKKEMDEIFYGRNFDVQ; this is translated from the coding sequence ATGAAGCTTACACCAGAACAGCGGATCGAACTTCATGGCTTTAATAATTTGACTAAATCCTTAAGCTTTAATATGTATGATATATGTTTCACTAAAACAAAAGAAGAGCGTGAGGCTTATATAGAGTACATTGATGAACAATATAATGCTGATCGATTAACAAAGATCCTAAATACTGTTGCCGATATTATTGGTGCCCATGTATTAAATACAGCTAAACAAGATTATGTTCCCCAAGGAGCTAGCGTTACATTATTAGTTTCAGAAGGTCCTGTTGTGGAAGTTCCAACAGAATCCTTTAGTGAATCTCCTGGGCCATTACCAGGATCTGTTGTCCTACAATTAGATAAAAGTCATATTACGGTTCATACATATCCCGAATATCATCCCGATGAAGGAATTAGTACGTTTCGCGCAGATATTGATGTATCCACATGTGGTGAAATATCCCCTCTTAAAGCCCTAAATCATCTAATTCATTCCTTTGATACGGATATTATGACCATCGATTATAGGGTTAGGGGGTTTACTCGAGACAAAAAAGGGCATAAATTATTTATTGATCATGACATCCGTTCCATCCAAAATTATATACCAGATAATGTGAAGAACCTTTATGATATGATTGATGTAAATGTGTATCCAGAACATATTTTTCATACAAAATGTAAATTGAAACAATTTGATTTGAATGATTATTTATTTGGATATAAAAAAGATATACTTACGGAGAAGGAACAAGAAGAAATTACCCAAAGATTAAAAAAGGAAATGGATGAAATCTTTTATGGAAGGAATTTTGATGTGCAGTAA
- a CDS encoding metal-sensitive transcriptional regulator, with protein sequence MENQNSNIEIETSCSTHEERKSHHSANVKKNLTTRLNRIEGQIRGIKGMIEKDTYCDDVITQISATQSALNSVAKILLEGHMKSCIVERIQEGDMEVLDEVLVTIQKLMKK encoded by the coding sequence TTGGAAAATCAAAATTCAAATATTGAAATTGAAACTAGTTGTTCTACTCACGAAGAGAGAAAGAGTCATCATTCAGCTAATGTAAAGAAAAACTTAACTACTCGGTTAAATCGTATAGAAGGACAAATTCGTGGCATTAAAGGTATGATAGAGAAAGATACTTATTGTGATGATGTGATTACTCAAATATCTGCAACACAATCTGCTCTTAATAGCGTTGCAAAAATCTTATTAGAAGGCCATATGAAAAGTTGTATTGTTGAAAGAATACAAGAAGGTGATATGGAAGTACTAGATGAAGTTCTTGTCACTATTCAAAAATTAATGAAAAAATAA
- a CDS encoding DinB family protein encodes MIESEKMMNNWLRHRKITEQLVDIPMKDEDLTFKPWEGAMTLGELFLHIVYWNDTFVSLVKNKEFMPPNIPVCTNVDELRSIVKKVTRITKEKYRLITDLDISSSLQMGNFAGSGGTFLTIMYDHEIHHKGQLFVYLRLLGKEKLPFFRDYK; translated from the coding sequence TTGATTGAATCAGAAAAGATGATGAATAATTGGCTGAGGCATCGTAAAATAACTGAGCAATTAGTAGATATTCCAATGAAAGATGAGGATTTAACTTTTAAGCCTTGGGAAGGGGCGATGACTTTAGGAGAGCTCTTTCTACATATTGTATATTGGAATGATACATTTGTTTCATTAGTAAAAAATAAGGAATTTATGCCTCCGAATATTCCAGTGTGCACAAATGTTGATGAATTAAGAAGCATCGTTAAGAAAGTCACTAGGATTACAAAGGAAAAGTATAGGTTAATTACGGATTTAGATATCTCTAGTTCACTACAAATGGGAAACTTTGCAGGGTCGGGGGGCACCTTTCTTACAATAATGTATGATCATGAAATTCATCATAAAGGACAGCTATTTGTTTATTTACGATTATTGGGAAAAGAGAAATTGCCATTCTTTAGGGACTATAAATAA
- the copZ gene encoding copper chaperone CopZ: MENITLTVNGMSCGHCVNSIEGSVGKLNGVKNVSVDLDNGKVQVQFDSNVVSLNEIKETIDDQGYDVE, translated from the coding sequence ATGGAAAATATTACTTTAACTGTGAATGGAATGTCTTGTGGTCATTGTGTTAATTCTATAGAAGGTAGTGTAGGAAAATTAAATGGTGTAAAAAATGTTAGTGTTGATTTAGATAATGGTAAAGTTCAAGTACAATTTGATTCTAATGTTGTAAGTTTAAACGAGATTAAAGAAACAATTGATGATCAAGGATATGATGTAGAGTAA
- a CDS encoding DinB family protein: MKHPSIKKYEYHNWANDKLFKRLKELPDEVYDTELKSVFPSISATLLHMYLTDVVWLNTMQGVSFEETKTKVGMKASELKAVSMKEMETEFVKLRAEYDQFFSQLENLDHLSQYEHPVYGILNATYVELIDHVVNHGTYHRGNITAMLNQQGYSGTPTDYVYYLYEVGTK; this comes from the coding sequence ATGAAACATCCTTCTATAAAAAAGTATGAGTACCATAATTGGGCGAATGATAAATTGTTTAAACGATTAAAAGAACTACCTGATGAAGTATATGATACAGAGCTTAAAAGTGTATTTCCATCCATTTCAGCTACTTTGCTTCATATGTATTTAACGGATGTTGTTTGGTTAAATACGATGCAAGGTGTTTCTTTTGAAGAAACAAAGACAAAGGTAGGGATGAAAGCTTCTGAATTAAAAGCTGTTAGTATGAAAGAAATGGAAACGGAGTTTGTTAAGTTAAGAGCGGAGTACGATCAATTCTTCAGCCAATTAGAAAATCTTGACCATCTTTCTCAATATGAACACCCTGTTTATGGAATATTAAATGCGACTTACGTGGAACTAATTGATCATGTAGTAAATCATGGGACCTATCATCGTGGAAATATTACTGCTATGCTGAATCAACAAGGTTATTCAGGTACTCCAACAGACTATGTTTATTACCTATATGAAGTCGGGACAAAATAA
- a CDS encoding glycoside hydrolase family 13 protein: MKQTWWKEAVAYQIYPRSFMDSNGDGIGDLNGIITKLDYLQELGIDVIWICPMYKSPNDDNGYDISDYQDIMDEFGTMSDFDELLKEVHNRGMKLIIDLVINHTSDEHPWFIESRSSLHSSKRDWYIWRDGKEDREPNNWESIFGGSAWEYDEKTEQYYLHIFSKKQPDLNWENDEVRHALYKMMTWWLDKGIDGFRVDAISHIKKEAGLHDMPNPQGLPYVSSFDKHMNVDGIQPFLEELKRETFSKYDIMTVGEANGVGIDEAELWVGEDKGKFNMVFQFEHLGLWDAESQNAIDIIELKKILSRWQKGLENKGWNALFIENHDKPRVVSTWGNDKEYWRESATALATMYFFMQGTPFIYQGQEIGMTNVKYQSIDEYDDVATKNLYKLRIEDDIPHEQIMKVIWASSRDNSRTPMQWSEDIHAGFTTGTPWMGINPNYQEINVARQQNDLDSIYHFYKQMIRLRKTNKVFTYGIYDLILEEDPQIYAYTRTLGDEKMIVITNLTDRPAEYSYNEASLKYNHLLLNNYKLPEHKDIQHFMLKPYEARVYKL, translated from the coding sequence ATGAAGCAAACATGGTGGAAAGAGGCAGTTGCCTATCAAATCTACCCAAGAAGTTTTATGGATTCCAATGGGGATGGAATCGGGGATTTAAATGGAATTATTACAAAGTTGGACTATTTACAGGAGCTTGGAATTGATGTGATTTGGATCTGTCCTATGTATAAATCCCCTAATGATGATAACGGATATGATATCAGTGATTATCAAGATATAATGGATGAGTTTGGAACGATGTCTGATTTTGATGAACTGTTAAAAGAGGTTCACAATAGAGGGATGAAATTAATTATCGACCTGGTTATTAATCATACTAGTGACGAGCATCCATGGTTTATTGAATCCCGAAGTTCCTTACATAGCTCAAAAAGAGATTGGTATATTTGGCGTGACGGAAAGGAAGATAGAGAACCAAATAATTGGGAGAGTATTTTTGGGGGCTCTGCATGGGAATATGATGAAAAGACAGAACAATATTATTTGCACATTTTTTCAAAGAAACAACCAGATTTAAACTGGGAAAACGATGAGGTACGGCATGCTCTTTATAAGATGATGACTTGGTGGTTGGACAAAGGAATTGATGGTTTCCGTGTTGATGCCATCAGTCATATAAAAAAAGAGGCAGGTCTTCATGATATGCCTAATCCTCAAGGATTACCTTATGTTTCATCTTTTGACAAGCATATGAATGTTGATGGAATTCAGCCTTTTCTTGAAGAATTAAAAAGGGAAACATTCTCAAAATATGATATTATGACAGTCGGTGAGGCCAATGGTGTTGGGATTGATGAAGCGGAATTATGGGTAGGCGAAGATAAAGGGAAATTTAATATGGTTTTTCAATTTGAACATCTAGGGTTATGGGATGCCGAAAGTCAGAATGCAATTGATATTATTGAATTGAAAAAAATTCTAAGCAGATGGCAGAAGGGTCTTGAAAATAAAGGATGGAATGCACTATTTATTGAAAACCATGATAAGCCACGTGTTGTTTCGACTTGGGGGAATGATAAAGAATATTGGCGTGAAAGTGCTACAGCTTTAGCAACAATGTATTTTTTTATGCAAGGTACCCCATTTATTTATCAAGGTCAAGAAATAGGAATGACCAATGTGAAATATCAATCGATTGATGAGTACGATGATGTGGCAACGAAGAATTTATATAAGTTAAGAATCGAAGATGATATCCCTCATGAACAAATAATGAAGGTAATCTGGGCATCAAGTCGTGATAATTCTCGTACTCCGATGCAATGGTCTGAGGATATCCATGCTGGCTTTACTACAGGAACCCCTTGGATGGGGATCAATCCGAACTATCAAGAAATAAATGTAGCAAGGCAACAAAATGATTTAGATTCTATTTATCATTTTTATAAGCAGATGATTCGTTTAAGGAAAACGAATAAAGTATTTACTTATGGAATATATGATCTCATTTTGGAAGAGGATCCACAAATTTATGCATATACTCGGACTCTTGGAGATGAGAAAATGATTGTCATAACGAATTTAACAGATCGACCAGCAGAGTATTCGTATAATGAAGCATCATTAAAATATAATCATTTACTCTTGAATAATTATAAATTACCGGAACATAAGGATATCCAACACTTTATGCTGAAACCTTATGAGGCAAGAGTTTACAAATTATAA
- the helD gene encoding RNA polymerase recycling motor HelD: MSNQNDEWLQEQQRVDETVAKVKQKEKFLISQVKSVKDEAEEIRQNFWEDVTVNLDEPDDVIETFTSIRQQAELLSERERSYGHVEESIETLKKLEQSPYFARVDFKENDETEEKIYIGIASFIDENDEYLVYDWRAPISSIYYDGSPGPVSYETPEGSRSGEMLLKRQFLIKNGRIESLFDTGVTIGDEMLQEVLGNKADTHMKSIVATIQKEQNKIIRDISSRLLFVQGAAGSGKTSAALQRIAYLLYRFRDSLHSEQMILFSPNRLFNHYISKVLPELGESNIVQTTFFDYAQSRFPDLELESLFEQFENSVNEIENTWRSKAIQLKGDRSFFQAINKYVLDLNESGLFFKDIRFRGKVLISKEEISELFYSYDSSFSLPNRFPLVTKELLKRLEEKALEEEQEDWVEEEMELLDREDYLKAFQHSLKGERKGKVVFDSFDQEKEYLAKQIVRKYFRKIKVAVKRYRFFHIKAQFVDFLKKASEFIHLDEFELSDREWLEIQNHTIHALNHKKIHMEDVVPYLYLSDLIEGRKSQTSIKYVFIDEIQDYSPLQLEYMKYMFPYSKFTMLGDINQSIFNKGKKPTIQTAIDIFGAEKAEIIRLTKSYRSTAAITAFTKEILQDGEEIELFEREGKKPTIIVRNDVDQLIEEITDQVNKLTKISGSVAIIGKTMKDCEQAFQLLKNKINVTLIGMKNQEIVDGPMLLPSYLAKGLEFDSVIVLNASNEMYHQDSERTLLYTICTRAMHQLIITSVGKPSRLFDAVDSELYSLD, encoded by the coding sequence ATGTCAAATCAAAATGATGAATGGTTACAGGAACAACAAAGAGTAGATGAAACTGTAGCAAAGGTAAAACAAAAAGAAAAATTCCTGATATCCCAGGTAAAATCAGTAAAGGATGAGGCTGAAGAAATACGTCAAAACTTTTGGGAAGATGTGACGGTTAATTTAGATGAACCTGATGATGTTATTGAAACATTTACAAGTATTCGACAGCAAGCGGAATTGCTTTCTGAGCGTGAACGAAGCTATGGACATGTAGAAGAAAGTATTGAAACACTGAAGAAGCTTGAACAATCACCTTATTTTGCAAGAGTAGATTTTAAAGAGAATGATGAAACGGAAGAAAAAATATATATCGGGATTGCATCATTTATCGATGAAAATGATGAATATCTTGTCTATGATTGGCGGGCACCAATATCAAGCATCTATTATGATGGAAGTCCGGGGCCTGTCTCTTATGAAACCCCGGAAGGTTCACGATCTGGTGAAATGCTATTAAAACGTCAATTTTTAATTAAAAATGGGCGTATTGAATCATTATTTGATACAGGAGTAACCATTGGGGATGAAATGCTTCAGGAAGTCTTAGGAAATAAAGCAGATACACATATGAAAAGTATTGTAGCTACTATCCAAAAGGAGCAAAACAAGATTATAAGGGATATAAGCAGTCGCCTCTTATTCGTTCAAGGAGCTGCTGGAAGCGGGAAAACTTCTGCAGCCTTGCAAAGAATTGCTTACCTTTTATATCGATTTAGGGATTCTTTGCATTCTGAGCAAATGATACTTTTTTCACCAAACCGTTTATTTAATCACTATATTTCAAAAGTGCTTCCTGAGCTCGGGGAAAGTAATATTGTGCAAACAACCTTTTTTGATTATGCCCAATCAAGGTTTCCTGATTTGGAGTTGGAAAGTTTATTTGAGCAATTCGAAAATAGTGTAAATGAAATAGAGAATACGTGGAGGTCTAAAGCGATACAATTGAAAGGAGATCGCTCCTTCTTCCAGGCTATAAATAAATATGTACTTGATTTAAATGAATCTGGTCTCTTTTTTAAAGATATTCGTTTTCGGGGAAAGGTTCTCATATCGAAGGAGGAAATTTCTGAGCTTTTCTATTCCTATGATTCATCATTTTCATTGCCTAATCGTTTTCCATTAGTTACGAAAGAATTATTAAAACGCTTAGAAGAAAAAGCGCTAGAGGAGGAACAAGAGGATTGGGTTGAAGAGGAGATGGAACTTCTTGATCGAGAAGATTACTTAAAAGCTTTCCAACATTCACTAAAAGGGGAACGAAAAGGGAAGGTTGTCTTTGATTCATTTGATCAAGAAAAAGAGTATCTAGCTAAGCAAATTGTCCGAAAATACTTTCGCAAAATAAAGGTTGCTGTTAAGAGATACCGTTTCTTTCATATAAAAGCTCAGTTTGTTGATTTTCTAAAGAAAGCATCTGAATTTATTCATCTTGATGAATTTGAGCTTTCTGATAGAGAATGGCTGGAAATTCAAAATCATACGATTCACGCATTAAATCATAAAAAAATTCATATGGAGGATGTTGTACCATATTTATATTTAAGTGATCTCATTGAGGGAAGAAAATCTCAAACATCAATCAAATATGTGTTCATAGATGAAATACAAGATTATTCCCCGCTTCAACTTGAATATATGAAATATATGTTTCCGTATAGTAAATTTACGATGCTGGGGGATATCAATCAATCGATTTTCAATAAGGGGAAAAAACCGACGATTCAAACTGCAATTGATATTTTTGGTGCAGAAAAAGCAGAGATTATCCGTTTAACAAAGAGCTATCGTTCCACTGCAGCCATAACTGCGTTTACAAAGGAGATTTTACAAGACGGTGAGGAAATTGAGCTTTTTGAGAGAGAAGGGAAAAAACCGACTATCATTGTCAGAAATGATGTTGATCAATTAATAGAAGAAATAACCGATCAGGTGAATAAATTAACAAAAATATCGGGTTCAGTCGCAATTATAGGTAAAACTATGAAGGACTGTGAACAGGCATTTCAACTTTTAAAGAACAAAATAAATGTTACTTTAATAGGGATGAAAAATCAGGAAATCGTTGATGGTCCGATGCTCCTTCCTTCTTATTTAGCGAAGGGCTTGGAATTTGACAGTGTGATTGTATTAAATGCTTCCAATGAAATGTATCATCAGGATTCTGAACGAACATTACTTTATACGATTTGTACTAGAGCCATGCACCAACTGATCATTACAAGTGTAGGTAAACCGTCTCGGCTTTTTGATGCAGTTGATTCAGAACTATATTCGTTAGACTAG
- a CDS encoding glycoside hydrolase family 13 protein, whose product MTKKEWWKESVVYQIYPRSFNDSNGDGIGDLKGIMEKLDYLKELGVDVIWLSPVYQSPNDDNGYDISDYQSIMDEFGTMQDFEELLQEIHKRDMKLMMDLVVNHTSDEHEWFRLAKQSKDSPYRDYYYWKPGKNGAEPNNWESVFSGSAWEYDEDSNEYYLHIFSKKQPDLNWENPKVRSEVFDTMKFWLEKGIDGFRMDVINFISKVPSLPDAPALEGKKYASGADFYMNGPKIHEYLQEMNQQVLSKYDLITVGEMPGITVEQAKLYTGEGRNELNMVFQFEHVDLDSGPTGKWDLKELQLSDLKASFTKWQKGLEQVGWNSLYLNNHDQPRMVSRFGNDDEYWLESAKMLATFLHFLQGTPYIYQGEELGMTNVRFPTIDDYKDIETLNMYNEKISEDKENLSQIMNSIYAKGRDNARTPMQWSSGPNAGFTSGTPWIKVNPNYQEINAEQQLVDDHSIFQYYKKLIQLRKQHEIVVYGTYDLILPEHSEIYAFTRTLGDEKLLIILNFSDGQPEFEWPQELEYEKKELLISNYSIDQEDEQEAFKLLPYEARVYKLT is encoded by the coding sequence GTGACAAAAAAAGAATGGTGGAAAGAAAGCGTTGTCTATCAAATTTACCCAAGAAGTTTCAATGATTCAAATGGTGATGGGATTGGTGATTTAAAAGGGATAATGGAGAAACTCGATTATCTTAAAGAATTGGGGGTAGATGTCATTTGGTTATCCCCAGTATATCAATCACCAAATGATGATAATGGCTACGATATTAGTGATTATCAATCGATTATGGACGAGTTCGGAACAATGCAAGACTTTGAGGAACTTCTTCAAGAAATTCATAAGCGTGATATGAAGCTTATGATGGATCTAGTCGTTAATCATACATCTGATGAGCATGAATGGTTTAGATTGGCAAAGCAATCAAAAGACAGTCCATATCGAGATTATTATTATTGGAAGCCAGGAAAGAATGGAGCGGAACCAAATAATTGGGAGTCTGTATTTAGTGGATCTGCATGGGAATATGATGAGGACTCAAATGAATATTATCTGCATATTTTTAGCAAAAAACAGCCTGACTTAAATTGGGAGAATCCGAAGGTTCGCTCCGAGGTATTTGATACGATGAAGTTTTGGCTGGAAAAAGGAATTGATGGCTTCCGTATGGATGTTATTAATTTTATTTCAAAGGTTCCAAGTCTTCCAGATGCTCCTGCATTAGAGGGAAAAAAATATGCATCTGGAGCCGATTTCTATATGAATGGTCCAAAAATACATGAATATCTACAGGAAATGAATCAACAAGTTCTATCTAAATATGATCTTATTACTGTTGGAGAAATGCCTGGTATCACTGTAGAGCAAGCAAAACTTTATACAGGTGAAGGCAGAAATGAATTGAATATGGTTTTTCAGTTTGAACATGTAGATTTAGATTCTGGACCGACTGGAAAATGGGATCTTAAAGAGCTTCAATTAAGTGATTTAAAAGCATCCTTCACAAAGTGGCAAAAAGGGCTTGAACAGGTAGGGTGGAATAGTCTCTATTTAAATAATCATGACCAACCACGAATGGTTTCGAGGTTCGGAAATGATGATGAATATTGGTTGGAATCTGCAAAAATGCTTGCCACTTTTCTCCATTTTCTACAGGGTACACCATATATTTATCAAGGGGAAGAATTAGGTATGACGAATGTCCGTTTTCCAACCATTGATGATTATAAAGATATTGAAACATTAAATATGTATAATGAAAAAATTAGTGAAGATAAAGAGAATCTATCGCAAATCATGAATTCAATCTATGCAAAAGGTCGAGATAATGCAAGAACTCCAATGCAATGGAGTAGTGGTCCTAATGCAGGTTTTACGAGCGGTACACCGTGGATAAAGGTAAATCCAAATTATCAGGAAATTAATGCAGAGCAACAATTAGTTGATGATCATTCCATTTTTCAGTATTACAAAAAATTAATTCAGCTTCGAAAACAACATGAAATTGTTGTATACGGCACATATGATTTAATTCTTCCAGAACATAGTGAGATCTATGCCTTTACAAGAACACTGGGTGATGAAAAACTCTTAATCATATTAAATTTTTCTGATGGACAACCTGAATTTGAATGGCCACAAGAATTAGAGTATGAGAAAAAAGAATTATTAATTAGTAATTATTCAATTGATCAGGAAGATGAACAAGAGGCTTTTAAATTGTTACCTTATGAAGCAAGAGTGTATAAATTAACATGA